One genomic window of Bacillus mycoides includes the following:
- a CDS encoding ABC transporter ATP-binding protein — translation MLEIINFSKTYKGGKKAVDHLNITVQAGDIFGFIGHNGAGKSTTIKSLVGVIDFEEGEIFVDGHSVKKDPIACKKVMAYIPDNPDLYEQLTGIQYLNFVADVFKVSAKDREKEIQKYGDAFEITPHLGDLISSYSHGMKQKVAIISAVLHKPKLLVLDEPFVGLDPKAAVVLKGIMKELCEKGSAIFFSTHVLDVAEKLCNKIAMINRGKLALSGEVNSLIKEGSLEELFMKELANEY, via the coding sequence ATGTTAGAAATTATAAATTTTAGCAAGACATACAAAGGTGGCAAAAAAGCAGTAGATCATTTAAATATTACTGTTCAAGCAGGAGATATCTTTGGATTTATTGGGCATAACGGTGCGGGGAAGAGTACAACGATTAAGTCGTTAGTAGGAGTTATAGATTTTGAAGAGGGTGAAATTTTTGTTGATGGCCATTCAGTAAAAAAAGATCCGATTGCATGTAAGAAAGTAATGGCGTATATTCCCGATAATCCAGATTTATATGAGCAATTAACAGGAATTCAATATTTAAACTTTGTTGCGGATGTTTTTAAGGTGTCTGCAAAAGATCGGGAAAAGGAGATACAAAAGTATGGAGATGCTTTTGAGATTACACCGCACCTAGGTGATTTAATATCTTCTTATTCACATGGTATGAAACAAAAAGTGGCGATTATATCAGCGGTTTTGCATAAACCGAAATTATTAGTTTTAGATGAACCTTTCGTTGGTCTTGATCCAAAGGCAGCCGTAGTATTGAAAGGTATTATGAAGGAGCTTTGTGAAAAGGGAAGTGCGATTTTCTTTTCTACACATGTTTTAGATGTGGCGGAGAAGTTATGTAATAAAATAGCGATGATTAATAGAGGGAAATTAGCACTTTCAGGGGAAGTGAATTCTTTAATAAAGGAAGGATCATTGGAAGAGCTCTTTATGAAGGAGCTTGCTAATGAATACTAA
- a CDS encoding SdpI family protein codes for MKKHLFAIILIVTTCLAWAFAWPHLPDTIATHWSGGKVDGYSSKLYGMISMVGIMIALYVFLNVIPKIDPRKANYEKFAKAFMMMNNGILLLLFVGNIDIITSGLGYNLFINRVPELLVGVLFLVMGNYLPQCKPNFFVGMRNPWTLSNEEVWRKTHRFSGKVFVALGLIMIISVFAPADWRSYMMLGIIVVAVLITNLYSYVLYKKEMQL; via the coding sequence GTGAAAAAACATCTTTTTGCAATTATATTAATTGTTACAACTTGTTTAGCTTGGGCGTTTGCTTGGCCTCATTTGCCGGATACAATCGCGACACATTGGAGTGGTGGTAAGGTAGATGGCTATTCTTCTAAACTTTACGGAATGATTTCTATGGTTGGAATTATGATTGCATTATATGTATTTCTAAATGTGATACCAAAGATTGATCCAAGGAAAGCAAATTACGAGAAATTTGCTAAAGCTTTTATGATGATGAATAACGGGATACTCCTGCTACTATTTGTAGGAAATATAGATATTATTACAAGTGGACTAGGATATAATTTATTCATTAATCGAGTTCCAGAATTATTAGTTGGTGTTTTATTTTTAGTGATGGGTAATTATTTACCGCAGTGTAAGCCTAATTTTTTCGTCGGGATGCGTAATCCTTGGACGTTAAGTAATGAAGAAGTATGGCGGAAAACACATCGATTTAGCGGAAAAGTATTTGTGGCTTTAGGACTTATTATGATTATAAGTGTTTTCGCTCCAGCTGATTGGAGATCTTATATGATGCTTGGGATTATAGTAGTTGCTGTCCTCATAACGAATTTATATTCCTACGTTTTATATAAAAAAGAAATGCAATTGTGA
- a CDS encoding SdpI family protein has translation MRKHLFAIILILITGLAWAYAWPNLPDTMAIHWGTEGVNGFASKFNAMLLLLGIMIFTYFLLTITPKIDPKKKNYDKFSRSYKIMNYSVLVVLFLVNMLVIGVGLGYDIPMNSTPYILVGLLFIVIGNYLPQCKPNYFVGIKTPWTLSNEEVWRKTHRFSGKVFVVLGVIMILSVFAPAAWKAFLMAGIIIGAVGLTMGYSYVAYKKEIGS, from the coding sequence ATGAGGAAGCATCTTTTTGCAATTATATTGATTCTTATAACTGGTTTAGCTTGGGCATATGCTTGGCCGAATTTGCCTGACACGATGGCAATTCATTGGGGGACTGAAGGTGTGAATGGCTTTGCTTCCAAATTTAATGCAATGCTGTTGCTACTTGGGATTATGATTTTCACCTATTTTTTATTAACAATTACTCCTAAAATTGATCCTAAGAAAAAGAACTACGATAAGTTTTCTAGAAGTTATAAGATAATGAATTATAGCGTATTAGTAGTATTGTTTCTAGTAAACATGCTCGTGATTGGGGTAGGATTAGGTTATGACATTCCGATGAATAGTACACCATATATTCTTGTTGGTCTGTTATTTATAGTCATCGGCAACTATTTACCACAATGTAAGCCAAACTACTTCGTAGGTATAAAAACACCGTGGACGTTAAGTAATGAAGAAGTGTGGAGAAAGACGCATCGTTTTAGCGGAAAGGTGTTTGTTGTACTAGGAGTTATTATGATTTTAAGTGTTTTTGCACCTGCAGCATGGAAAGCTTTCTTAATGGCTGGAATTATTATTGGGGCGGTAGGATTAACGATGGGATATTCTTATGTGGCTTATAAGAAAGAGATAGGGTCTTAA
- a CDS encoding autorepressor SdpR family transcription factor gives MNQAFKALADPTRRKILDLLKEGDLTAGEIAEQFNMTKPSISHHLNALKNAELIQDEKRGQFVMYSLNTTVFQDLLTWVFTFTNKGEEGK, from the coding sequence TTGAATCAAGCATTCAAAGCATTAGCTGATCCAACAAGAAGAAAAATTTTAGACTTATTAAAAGAAGGCGATCTAACCGCTGGTGAAATTGCCGAACAATTCAATATGACGAAGCCAAGTATTTCTCATCACCTAAATGCGCTTAAAAATGCTGAACTTATCCAAGATGAAAAAAGAGGGCAATTCGTTATGTATTCTTTGAACACAACTGTATTTCAGGATTTATTGACTTGGGTGTTTACGTTTACGAATAAGGGGGAAGAGGGGAAATGA
- a CDS encoding response regulator transcription factor: MYKILIVEDDPNISSLLQSHIQKYGYDAVVAENFDDIMESFNAVKPHLVLLDVNLPKFDGFYWCRQIRHESTCPIIFISARAGEMEQIMAIESGADDYITKPFHYDVVMAKIKGQLRRIYGDYAPNISERIVEVEGLKLFPERPEIHFGSEQVLLTKKEAILAEMLLSKFPRTASREDLLAALWDDESFVEENTLNVNITRLRKKFNELGIENSIETVRGLGYRFNTTWSE; this comes from the coding sequence ATGTATAAAATTTTAATCGTTGAAGACGATCCAAATATTTCATCATTACTACAATCTCACATTCAAAAATATGGCTATGATGCTGTTGTTGCGGAGAACTTCGATGATATTATGGAATCGTTTAACGCCGTGAAACCACATCTTGTTTTACTTGATGTAAACTTACCGAAATTCGATGGTTTCTACTGGTGCCGTCAAATCCGTCATGAATCTACTTGTCCAATTATTTTCATTTCAGCTCGTGCTGGTGAAATGGAACAAATTATGGCGATTGAAAGTGGCGCGGATGATTACATTACGAAACCGTTCCACTATGACGTTGTAATGGCAAAAATTAAAGGTCAATTACGCCGTATTTATGGTGATTATGCACCAAATATTTCTGAACGTATCGTTGAAGTAGAAGGTTTAAAACTATTCCCTGAACGTCCAGAAATTCATTTCGGATCTGAGCAAGTTCTTTTAACAAAGAAAGAAGCTATTTTAGCAGAAATGCTATTATCTAAATTCCCTCGTACAGCAAGCCGTGAAGATTTATTAGCTGCCCTTTGGGATGATGAGAGCTTCGTTGAAGAAAATACATTAAACGTAAACATTACGCGTCTTCGTAAAAAGTTTAATGAGCTTGGTATTGAGAACTCTATTGAAACAGTACGTGGACTTGGATATCGTTTTAACACAACTTGGAGTGAATAA
- a CDS encoding sensor histidine kinase: MKLFLRDHFAFFLLYVLNFGIIFVLYDAVDGFQNNKFYFIVLSLYLFICFLAYRYVRNRRMYHRLSEPPEKMEDAFIERATAPMPHGVNELVRTQYRLFQKDLQTFEVKQQEHQLFINHWVHQMKTPVSVMQLMVLEMEDEHLIPQFKKELERLNQGLDMALYMARLNNFHEDFHVETVSLKDAVTKNINGLKELFIRNGVFPVLEVHSDLKVASDAKWLKFIIYQLMTNAVRYSGERGKKVFLSAYRNGKDIILEVRDEGVGIPQEDVRRVFEPFYTGKNGRTFGESTGMGLYIVSKICDYLGHSVKLDSEVGKGTTIKIIFHNAANNQAENTEKVTKA, encoded by the coding sequence ATGAAGCTATTTTTACGTGATCATTTTGCATTTTTTCTACTATATGTATTAAACTTCGGAATCATTTTCGTTCTCTATGATGCAGTAGATGGATTTCAAAATAATAAGTTTTACTTCATCGTTTTAAGCTTATATTTATTCATCTGTTTCCTCGCTTATCGTTACGTTCGTAATCGTAGAATGTACCACAGATTAAGTGAACCACCAGAGAAAATGGAAGATGCGTTTATTGAAAGAGCGACTGCTCCTATGCCCCACGGTGTAAACGAGCTCGTTCGTACGCAATATCGTCTATTCCAAAAAGACCTACAAACATTTGAAGTAAAACAGCAAGAACACCAATTATTTATTAACCACTGGGTACATCAAATGAAAACGCCCGTTTCTGTTATGCAACTTATGGTGCTTGAAATGGAAGATGAACATTTAATCCCGCAATTTAAAAAAGAGTTAGAGCGACTAAATCAAGGACTCGATATGGCTTTATACATGGCAAGGTTAAACAACTTCCATGAAGACTTCCATGTTGAGACCGTTTCATTAAAAGATGCTGTAACAAAAAATATTAACGGATTAAAAGAACTATTCATTCGAAACGGGGTCTTCCCTGTTTTAGAAGTTCATTCAGATTTAAAAGTTGCTTCTGATGCGAAATGGCTAAAGTTCATCATTTATCAGTTAATGACAAATGCTGTTCGTTATTCTGGTGAACGCGGAAAGAAAGTTTTCTTATCAGCTTATCGAAATGGAAAAGATATCATTTTGGAAGTTCGTGATGAGGGCGTTGGTATTCCGCAAGAAGATGTTCGAAGAGTATTTGAACCATTTTACACTGGGAAAAATGGTCGTACATTCGGAGAATCTACTGGTATGGGACTTTATATCGTAAGTAAAATTTGTGATTATTTAGGTCATTCTGTAAAACTAGACTCTGAAGTTGGTAAAGGAACGACGATTAAAATCATCTTCCACAACGCTGCAAACAATCAAGCAGAAAATACGGAGAAGGTGACCAAAGCATGA
- a CDS encoding FtsX-like permease family protein — MTFWQFAFKNVTRNSRAYFAYFLSSSFSIAVFFSFAVYLFHPKLQNFSMISEISGLMIFSEVVIVLFSFFFLLYSIGSFLKVRKKQFGILAVLGISKKQLHRLVFTENMLIGILSIFFGMQFGLVFSQFFLLVTAKITHVPGIYLYIPTNAFILTTIVFLGLFIAVSAFTPMLIRTKKALHLLKTNNVKQKERKPSILISLFGAICLLGGYILAVNPKYFFSVNPQVGVIYMVSSIFVIPALVTIGTYFFFSQISFLLIYILKKRRSFYMKRINMLWISDLASRIRTNINMLFIVAMLSTVAFTMITFLYGFGKFTKLDVTRSSPFPFSYFSYDANPFANKHLTWLEQQLQKENFSYKKIEADLYETPLKEDAGITTYNDIYAMKQSDYNKLAASLRMKQLFMSDNEAYVLSGSAYFTLFSQFDPSFNRKSITLSSTNTILQVKGYEQAGAIPSNFSYQTLILPDVVVNNLPSTTKHVSAYNYNVQNWEKTYEIANDFMKKIQKDRQEFQYEGPLIRSYESADSLYRITSGSAAYFLIGTFLGVIFFIGAGSVLYFRMYTDLTNEQEKYVAISKIGVTNAEMKRSATIQLSILFFVPYVMASIHTMFATKMLQDVIDLSLFKEISAVLIIFGIVEIVFFLFIRSFYMQKLSEYTNG; from the coding sequence ATGACATTTTGGCAATTTGCATTTAAAAATGTAACGCGCAACTCAAGAGCTTATTTTGCCTATTTTTTAAGCAGTTCCTTTTCCATTGCTGTTTTCTTTTCGTTTGCTGTTTATTTATTTCATCCGAAATTACAAAATTTCAGTATGATCTCTGAAATTTCAGGATTAATGATTTTTTCAGAAGTTGTCATTGTACTGTTCTCTTTCTTCTTTTTACTATATTCAATCGGATCGTTTTTAAAAGTTCGTAAAAAACAATTTGGTATTTTAGCCGTTTTAGGTATATCGAAAAAGCAATTACATCGTCTCGTTTTTACGGAAAATATGTTAATTGGTATTTTATCTATCTTTTTTGGTATGCAGTTTGGGCTTGTCTTTTCGCAATTTTTCTTATTAGTGACGGCGAAAATTACGCACGTACCAGGGATATATTTATATATACCTACGAATGCTTTCATTTTAACAACGATTGTGTTTCTTGGTCTCTTTATCGCTGTATCTGCATTCACACCAATGCTTATTCGAACAAAAAAAGCATTGCACCTTTTAAAAACAAACAATGTAAAACAAAAAGAAAGAAAACCATCCATATTAATTTCTCTATTTGGTGCTATCTGTTTATTAGGTGGTTATATTTTAGCTGTAAATCCTAAATATTTCTTCTCAGTAAACCCGCAAGTAGGCGTTATATATATGGTTTCAAGTATTTTTGTGATTCCAGCACTTGTTACAATTGGGACATATTTTTTCTTTTCTCAAATTAGTTTCTTACTTATTTATATTTTAAAGAAAAGAAGAAGTTTTTATATGAAACGGATTAATATGCTTTGGATTTCTGATTTAGCAAGTCGTATTCGAACAAATATTAATATGCTTTTTATTGTAGCGATGCTATCTACAGTAGCCTTCACAATGATTACATTTCTATATGGATTTGGAAAGTTTACAAAGCTAGATGTTACGAGAAGTTCACCTTTTCCATTTTCTTATTTTTCATATGACGCAAATCCTTTTGCTAACAAGCATTTAACTTGGCTTGAACAGCAGTTACAAAAAGAAAATTTCTCTTATAAAAAGATAGAAGCTGATTTATATGAAACACCACTGAAAGAAGATGCAGGTATAACGACTTACAATGACATCTATGCAATGAAACAAAGTGACTATAATAAACTTGCAGCTTCCCTGCGAATGAAACAACTATTCATGAGCGATAACGAAGCATATGTCTTAAGCGGCAGCGCTTATTTCACCTTATTCAGCCAATTTGATCCAAGCTTCAATAGAAAATCCATTACACTTTCTAGCACAAATACGATATTACAAGTAAAGGGCTATGAACAAGCAGGGGCCATTCCATCTAACTTTTCATATCAAACTTTAATTTTACCTGATGTTGTTGTAAATAACTTACCAAGTACAACAAAGCATGTATCAGCGTACAATTATAACGTACAAAACTGGGAAAAAACGTATGAAATTGCTAATGATTTTATGAAAAAAATACAAAAAGATCGACAGGAATTCCAATACGAAGGCCCCCTTATACGCTCCTATGAATCAGCAGACTCATTATATAGAATCACATCAGGAAGTGCTGCATACTTCCTAATCGGGACATTCTTAGGTGTCATTTTCTTTATTGGAGCAGGTAGCGTTCTTTACTTCAGAATGTATACAGATTTAACAAACGAACAAGAAAAATATGTAGCAATTTCAAAAATTGGTGTAACAAATGCAGAGATGAAACGATCTGCAACCATTCAACTTAGCATTTTATTTTTCGTTCCATATGTTATGGCATCCATTCATACAATGTTCGCAACAAAAATGCTTCAAGATGTAATTGATTTATCACTATTCAAAGAAATTTCAGCCGTTCTTATTATTTTTGGCATAGTTGAAATCGTCTTTTTTTTATTCATTCGTTCCTTTTACATGCAAAAGTTATCAGAGTATACAAATGGTTAA
- a CDS encoding FtsX-like permease family protein, with protein MTFWQFAFKNVTRNARAYFAYFVSSAFSIAIFFSFAVYLFHPKLHMTDVNYALNILMTISEVVIAFFSFFFLLYSIGTFLKVRKKQFGILTVLGISQQQLKRLVFLENMLIGILSIFFGIQLGLVFSQFFLLVTAKITHVPGLYLYWPTSAIVLTTITFLGLFILVSSFTPMLIRTRKAVRLLKSGKQHKEKKASVLVSLFGAICLISGYALAANPLYFMSLGDIIGLLYVVSSIFVIPSLIAAGTYFFFSQISFLLIRILKTRRKFYMKRINMLWISDLATRIRTNINMLFIVAMLSTLAFTMITFLYGFGKFTKFEEIRQNPFPFTYLSHTENTLADQHLNWLEQKFNEEHFTYTKFKTDIYEVSSAEESPQLYYAIKQSDYNILAKALNWETLTVNKDESYILIKDLDAQVIGTLHNKEKKNTLTLTQNSLQLQVKDYTSYSPFPIGLVPQLIVLSDENVEALSSISKQMSVYSFKVLDWEKAYNIGSAFITKIANDNATIQAEHPPFHASEASDSLYNTKLNIASFFLIGTFLGVIFFIGAGSVLYFRMYTDLTTEQEKYITITKIGLTEAEMKRSATIQLAILFFVPYIMASIHTMFATKMLQEILNLSLFAEITVVLVIFGTVEILFFLLIRSFYMQKLSQHIKF; from the coding sequence ATGACATTTTGGCAGTTTGCCTTTAAAAACGTAACACGGAACGCCAGAGCTTATTTCGCCTATTTTGTAAGCAGTGCGTTTTCCATTGCTATTTTTTTCTCATTTGCGGTTTATTTATTTCATCCTAAATTGCATATGACAGACGTGAATTATGCTCTGAACATATTAATGACAATTTCAGAAGTTGTCATTGCGTTTTTTTCATTTTTCTTTTTACTATATTCGATTGGTACGTTTTTAAAAGTACGAAAAAAACAGTTTGGAATTTTAACAGTACTTGGCATCTCTCAACAACAATTAAAAAGGCTCGTCTTTTTAGAAAATATGTTAATTGGCATTCTTTCTATATTTTTTGGAATTCAACTCGGACTTGTCTTTTCACAGTTCTTTTTATTAGTTACCGCCAAAATTACACATGTACCTGGTTTATATTTATATTGGCCGACAAGTGCCATTGTTTTAACGACTATAACCTTTCTCGGTCTCTTTATTCTGGTATCTTCCTTTACACCAATGCTCATCCGTACGAGAAAAGCTGTACGACTTTTAAAATCAGGAAAACAACATAAAGAAAAAAAAGCATCCGTACTCGTTTCTTTATTCGGTGCGATATGTTTAATATCTGGGTATGCGTTAGCCGCAAATCCTCTGTATTTTATGTCGTTAGGTGACATCATTGGGCTTTTGTATGTCGTCTCTAGTATATTTGTCATTCCATCGCTTATTGCAGCCGGAACATACTTCTTCTTCTCACAAATTAGCTTCTTGCTCATTCGCATATTAAAGACAAGAAGAAAATTTTATATGAAACGTATTAATATGCTTTGGATTTCCGATTTAGCAACTCGTATTCGAACGAATATTAACATGCTCTTTATTGTAGCGATGCTATCAACGCTCGCTTTTACAATGATTACATTCTTATATGGGTTCGGGAAATTTACAAAGTTTGAGGAAATTAGGCAAAACCCTTTCCCGTTTACGTATTTATCTCATACTGAAAATACGTTAGCTGATCAACATTTAAACTGGTTAGAGCAAAAATTTAATGAAGAGCACTTTACTTATACAAAATTTAAAACGGATATATATGAAGTATCTTCGGCGGAAGAAAGCCCGCAGCTCTATTATGCCATTAAACAAAGTGACTATAATATACTGGCTAAGGCATTAAATTGGGAAACTCTCACAGTGAATAAAGACGAGTCTTATATCTTAATTAAAGATTTAGATGCTCAAGTCATTGGAACGCTTCATAATAAGGAAAAGAAAAACACTCTTACACTTACTCAAAACTCTTTACAATTGCAGGTGAAAGACTATACAAGTTATAGCCCGTTCCCAATTGGCTTAGTACCTCAATTAATCGTACTATCTGATGAGAATGTAGAAGCATTATCATCTATTTCGAAACAAATGAGTGTATATAGCTTCAAAGTTCTGGATTGGGAAAAAGCATATAATATTGGTTCAGCATTTATAACAAAAATCGCTAACGACAATGCGACGATTCAAGCAGAACATCCACCGTTCCACGCAAGTGAAGCAAGTGACTCTTTATACAACACGAAACTAAATATTGCTTCCTTTTTCTTAATCGGAACTTTCCTTGGCGTTATTTTCTTTATCGGTGCTGGCAGTGTTCTTTACTTCCGAATGTATACAGATTTAACAACTGAGCAAGAAAAGTATATAACGATTACGAAAATCGGCTTAACAGAAGCCGAGATGAAGCGTTCAGCGACAATTCAACTTGCTATCTTATTCTTTGTTCCATACATTATGGCATCGATCCATACGATGTTTGCGACAAAGATGTTGCAAGAAATATTAAATCTCTCATTATTCGCTGAGATTACAGTTGTACTTGTAATCTTTGGAACGGTTGAAATTCTCTTTTTCCTTTTAATTCGTTCCTTTTATATGCAAAAATTATCACAACATATTAAGTTTTAA
- a CDS encoding ABC transporter ATP-binding protein: MEEVLHIKNVSKVYEGKVPHTALKNINLHVDKGEFVAIMGPSGSGKSTFLNVISTIDSPTSGEVIINGKQPHTFRREKLAIFRRQELGFVFQNFNLLDTLTIGENIVLPLTLDNVPLKEMDEKLDNISTKLGIDHILDKRIFEVSGGQAQRTAVARAVIHHPSLLLADEPTGNLDSKAAIDVMELFTKLNKEEDATILMVTHDPFAASYCNRVIFIKDGGLYNELHRGLYREKFYQEILDVLALLGGRRG, from the coding sequence ATGGAAGAAGTATTACACATAAAAAACGTCTCAAAAGTGTATGAAGGAAAAGTCCCTCATACTGCTTTAAAAAATATAAATTTACACGTAGATAAAGGTGAATTCGTTGCAATTATGGGGCCGTCTGGAAGCGGGAAATCTACATTTTTAAACGTTATCTCTACAATTGATTCACCTACTTCTGGTGAAGTCATTATTAATGGAAAACAACCGCACACGTTCCGCAGAGAGAAGCTTGCTATTTTCCGTCGCCAAGAGTTAGGATTTGTTTTCCAAAACTTTAACCTATTAGATACACTAACAATCGGTGAAAATATCGTGCTGCCTTTAACGTTAGATAATGTCCCTTTGAAAGAAATGGACGAGAAGCTCGATAACATTTCAACAAAACTTGGAATTGATCATATTTTGGACAAGCGTATTTTTGAAGTTTCTGGAGGACAAGCACAACGTACCGCAGTAGCACGTGCTGTTATTCATCACCCATCACTTCTACTTGCGGATGAACCGACAGGAAACTTAGATTCGAAAGCGGCAATTGATGTAATGGAATTATTTACGAAATTAAATAAAGAAGAAGATGCAACAATTTTAATGGTTACTCACGATCCGTTTGCAGCAAGTTATTGTAACCGAGTTATTTTCATTAAAGATGGTGGGCTTTACAACGAATTACACCGCGGATTATATCGCGAGAAGTTTTATCAAGAAATATTAGATGTTTTAGCATTATTAGGAGGAAGACGTGGATGA
- a CDS encoding FtsX-like permease family protein yields MTFWQFAFKNVSRNSKAYFAYFVSSAFSIMVFFSFTVYAYHPRLQIMNKLQERDPLMNLAGMAQFVIVLFSFFFLLYSIGTFLNVRKQQFGILTVLGISQKQLKRLLFTENMIIGMLAIFAGIQGGLVFSNFFLLVTSKLTNAKGLYLYWPTEAIIVTTVTFIILFFIVSTFTPMFIRTRKTTRLIKNNKKEKDEKRPSILISLFALICLGLCYYIAGYPQGYVTEKNAQNGSVYLIILSILPLVIVGTYLFFSQTFLLLIFILKKRRKFYMKQINMLWISDLASRTRSNINVLFIVSMLSALAFTIITGLFAANNNTKASIVEQYPFPFTYTSKGENPFEQKHIATIETELTNANFQYNKHKVTMLKDTALKEDITLMKMSDYNTLAKQLKRPEITLDSTQVYIISRYSPELLNLVSNPFAKQNTITLGSNKKEFHIKGFINKGIEPSFLFPHIIVVQDYVFDNMIPHIETTIVYNYFVENWENAIVPTKNMLKHIRNDTDSFYKAYKDPELAPNAPFDIYTAADDLNYSKGNSIATFFIWTFLGFIFFIGAASVLYFRMYNDLTTEKQKYITITKLGLTESEMFRSATIQLGILFFIPYIVAGIHTIFAIQFLQSMFSFSLLKELVIILTLFGIIEIIFFFLIRSLYINKLSQHIRT; encoded by the coding sequence ATGACGTTTTGGCAGTTTGCATTTAAAAATGTCTCACGTAATTCTAAAGCATATTTCGCTTATTTTGTAAGTAGTGCGTTTTCTATCATGGTTTTCTTTTCATTTACTGTATACGCATATCATCCGCGATTACAAATTATGAATAAATTACAAGAACGAGATCCACTCATGAACTTAGCTGGCATGGCACAGTTTGTTATCGTTTTGTTCTCGTTCTTCTTTCTCTTATATTCTATCGGAACATTTTTAAATGTACGGAAACAACAATTTGGCATTTTAACTGTTCTCGGTATATCTCAAAAACAATTAAAGCGTCTTTTGTTTACTGAAAACATGATAATCGGAATGCTCGCTATCTTTGCAGGTATTCAAGGCGGTCTTGTATTTTCTAACTTTTTCTTACTCGTTACTTCTAAATTAACAAATGCAAAAGGCCTCTATTTATATTGGCCAACAGAAGCTATTATCGTTACAACAGTAACTTTTATTATTTTATTTTTCATCGTTTCTACATTTACACCGATGTTCATTCGCACTCGGAAAACAACTCGATTAATTAAAAATAATAAAAAGGAAAAAGACGAAAAAAGGCCGTCTATACTCATTTCATTATTTGCCTTAATTTGTTTAGGGCTGTGCTATTATATCGCCGGTTATCCACAAGGCTACGTAACAGAAAAAAATGCACAAAACGGCTCTGTATACCTTATTATTTTATCTATTTTACCGCTCGTAATAGTCGGCACATATTTATTCTTTTCACAAACATTTCTTCTCCTTATTTTTATTTTAAAAAAGCGGAGAAAGTTTTATATGAAACAAATAAACATGTTATGGATTTCAGATTTAGCTAGCCGTACGCGTAGTAATATTAATGTGCTCTTTATCGTTTCTATGTTGTCAGCACTTGCATTTACAATTATTACCGGGTTATTTGCTGCTAATAATAATACGAAAGCATCGATAGTAGAACAATATCCTTTCCCCTTCACATATACGTCCAAAGGTGAAAATCCATTTGAACAAAAGCACATTGCTACAATTGAAACGGAGCTTACAAATGCTAATTTTCAATACAATAAGCATAAGGTTACAATGTTAAAAGATACCGCTTTAAAAGAAGACATTACTCTTATGAAAATGAGTGACTATAACACACTTGCGAAACAATTAAAGAGACCGGAAATAACCCTTGATTCTACACAAGTTTATATTATTTCTCGGTACTCGCCAGAACTCTTAAATCTTGTATCAAATCCATTTGCAAAACAAAATACAATTACACTCGGATCTAATAAAAAGGAATTTCATATTAAAGGATTTATTAATAAAGGGATCGAACCATCCTTTCTTTTCCCACATATAATTGTTGTACAAGATTATGTATTTGATAATATGATTCCTCATATTGAAACGACCATAGTTTATAACTACTTCGTTGAAAACTGGGAAAATGCAATTGTTCCGACGAAAAATATGTTAAAACATATTAGAAATGATACGGATAGCTTCTATAAGGCATATAAAGATCCAGAATTGGCTCCTAACGCCCCATTTGATATTTATACAGCTGCTGATGATCTAAACTACAGTAAAGGAAATTCAATTGCTACTTTCTTTATTTGGACATTTCTCGGCTTTATTTTCTTTATCGGGGCAGCCAGTGTTTTATACTTCCGTATGTATAACGACTTAACGACTGAAAAACAAAAGTACATTACAATTACAAAACTCGGCTTAACAGAATCAGAAATGTTTCGTTCTGCAACAATTCAATTAGGGATTTTATTTTTCATTCCTTATATCGTTGCTGGTATTCATACAATATTTGCGATTCAGTTTTTACAAAGCATGTTTTCTTTCTCTTTATTAAAAGAATTAGTGATTATACTTACTTTGTTCGGGATTATCGAGATTATTTTCTTCTTCTTAATCCGTTCTCTTTACATCAATAAATTATCACAGCATATTAGAACATGA